A genomic segment from Polyangium mundeleinium encodes:
- the xerD gene encoding site-specific tyrosine recombinase XerD — translation MDLHAWVDAYLDHLRVERALSPRTLEAYARDLAKLCALCEASGISSPGELDTTVVSTYLVELGRQGLGARSATRHLSAVRGFSKFLLRERAISADPAALVERPRTSRKLPKVLSVEEIGRILEAPDGRSFRGLRDRAMLHVMYAAGLRVSEVVGLKIADVDRKQGVVFAFGKGSKRRIVPLGEPALDALDAYLAVRKDHPRAAMTPALFLSPRGKPLTRQGVWKLLGAYARGVGVTKPSSPHKLRHSFATHLLEGGADLRSVQALLGHADITTTEIYTHLTDDHVRTVYRRSHPRS, via the coding sequence GTGGACCTGCACGCCTGGGTGGACGCGTACCTGGATCACCTGCGCGTCGAGCGCGCGCTCTCGCCGCGCACGCTGGAGGCGTATGCCCGGGACCTCGCCAAACTCTGCGCTTTGTGCGAGGCGAGCGGGATCTCCTCGCCGGGGGAGCTCGACACGACGGTTGTCTCGACGTACCTCGTCGAGCTCGGCAGACAGGGGCTCGGCGCGCGTTCGGCGACGCGGCACCTCTCGGCGGTGCGGGGTTTTTCCAAGTTCCTGCTGCGGGAGCGGGCGATTTCGGCCGATCCAGCGGCGCTCGTGGAGCGGCCTCGGACGAGCCGCAAGCTGCCGAAGGTGCTCTCTGTGGAGGAGATCGGGCGCATCTTGGAGGCGCCGGATGGCCGCTCGTTCCGGGGCCTGCGCGACCGCGCGATGCTGCACGTGATGTACGCCGCAGGGCTCCGCGTGAGCGAGGTCGTGGGCCTCAAGATTGCGGACGTCGATCGCAAGCAGGGCGTCGTGTTCGCGTTCGGCAAGGGCAGCAAGCGGCGCATCGTGCCGCTCGGGGAGCCTGCGCTCGATGCGCTCGATGCGTATCTGGCTGTTCGGAAGGATCACCCGCGCGCGGCGATGACACCGGCGCTCTTCCTGTCACCTCGGGGCAAACCGCTCACGCGGCAAGGGGTGTGGAAGCTGCTCGGCGCTTATGCGCGTGGTGTCGGCGTGACCAAGCCGAGCTCACCGCACAAGCTGCGGCACTCGTTCGCGACGCACCTCCTCGAAGGGGGCGCGGATCTCCGCAGCGTGCAGGCCCTGCTCGGCCATGCGGACATCACGACGACGGAGATCTACACCCACCTCACAGACGATCACGTCCGCACCGTGTACCGCCGATCGCATCCTCGATCGTAA
- a CDS encoding DUF4340 domain-containing protein yields the protein MSVGRGLFVHVGLFVLASASAVAVWTRDEQPKALVQTEATVWSGRPADVAKVVFEGKNRKVSLETKSDKLGAYYLGMLEREAAPPPATPDAGAPPPTPAGKTKTDFVSVGVAQKLVESLAPLKALRALGRIPDDRAAEFGLAEPDGTLTVTIGGAERKLVLGGTTPGGGDRYVREPQTGETYVIDGSAVRDLDTAESRLVERDLHGWKEAEVSTAELSAGGKKRQVVRGGPEGKRFWADPAAADQKDETAANFMAKLDRLRPTDYVMTEPAGKQDVLRVEYAAGSSLGFLELVRVPATDPLSTVEYFVRTERTRLYAKVPKQTAEQVEQDLGSILK from the coding sequence ATGAGCGTGGGACGTGGTCTCTTCGTCCACGTAGGGCTCTTCGTGCTGGCGTCGGCCAGCGCGGTGGCCGTGTGGACCCGCGACGAGCAGCCAAAGGCGCTCGTGCAGACCGAAGCGACAGTGTGGTCAGGGCGTCCGGCCGACGTCGCAAAGGTCGTCTTCGAGGGCAAGAACCGCAAGGTCTCGCTCGAAACGAAGTCGGACAAACTCGGCGCATACTACCTCGGAATGCTGGAGCGCGAGGCGGCGCCTCCGCCGGCAACCCCCGACGCAGGCGCGCCGCCCCCCACGCCCGCCGGCAAGACGAAGACCGACTTCGTCAGCGTGGGCGTGGCGCAAAAGCTCGTCGAGTCCCTCGCGCCGCTGAAGGCCCTGCGCGCACTCGGCCGCATCCCGGACGATCGCGCAGCGGAGTTCGGTCTCGCCGAGCCCGACGGCACACTCACGGTCACGATCGGCGGCGCCGAGCGCAAGCTGGTGCTGGGCGGGACAACGCCCGGCGGCGGCGATCGATACGTGCGCGAGCCGCAAACGGGCGAGACGTACGTGATCGACGGGAGCGCCGTGCGTGACCTCGACACAGCGGAGTCGCGTCTCGTGGAGCGAGATCTGCACGGGTGGAAGGAAGCCGAGGTCTCGACCGCAGAGCTCAGCGCCGGCGGGAAGAAGCGGCAAGTCGTACGCGGCGGGCCCGAAGGCAAGCGGTTCTGGGCCGATCCCGCAGCCGCCGATCAGAAGGACGAGACAGCAGCAAACTTCATGGCGAAGCTCGATCGGCTACGGCCGACGGACTACGTGATGACCGAGCCCGCAGGCAAGCAGGACGTGCTCCGCGTGGAGTACGCCGCAGGCTCGTCGCTCGGCTTCCTCGAGCTCGTCCGCGTGCCAGCAACGGATCCCTTGAGCACCGTGGAGTACTTCGTACGCACCGAGCGCACGCGTCTCTACGCAAAGGTCCCCAAGCAGACGGCAGAGCAGGTCGAGCAGGACCTCGGATCCATCCTCAAGTAG
- a CDS encoding N-formylglutamate amidohydrolase: MGRTHERGKRPFRAPGERFTCGRALYGVRVFAVVDPRYDDWGLRSAGGATPPSTQFEVIEPKGGETPVVVEVPHAGLSLDAETLSFTVAPARSIARDADLHVDALFEDAPAEGATLLYARASRYVVDLNRGEQDVDHDAVDGGGRAPWPRGLIWRLTTDGEPILSRRLPRAELERRLDLVYRPYHRVLEQLLARKRARFGFAILLCAHSMPSQARRGHESAGVARADIVPGTRGRTTASAAVIDVVDRHARSCGYTVRHDDPYRGGFSTGHYGTPASGIHAIQVEISRRLYMDESTLRTDPQGFQSVREFARTLVARLAFAENPTTLDALRGYAPGGT; encoded by the coding sequence ATGGGGCGGACGCACGAGCGAGGCAAGAGGCCCTTCCGTGCTCCCGGCGAGCGCTTCACCTGCGGCCGGGCGCTTTATGGGGTAAGAGTGTTCGCCGTGGTCGATCCCCGATACGACGATTGGGGGCTCCGCTCCGCCGGCGGAGCGACGCCGCCCAGCACCCAGTTCGAGGTCATCGAGCCCAAAGGGGGCGAGACCCCCGTGGTCGTCGAGGTGCCCCACGCGGGTCTGTCCCTCGACGCCGAGACCCTGTCGTTCACCGTCGCGCCCGCGCGCAGCATCGCCCGCGACGCCGACCTGCACGTCGACGCCCTCTTCGAAGACGCGCCCGCCGAAGGCGCGACGCTGCTCTACGCCCGCGCGAGCCGCTACGTCGTCGACCTGAACCGCGGCGAGCAGGACGTCGACCACGACGCCGTCGACGGCGGAGGTCGAGCGCCCTGGCCACGCGGCCTCATCTGGCGCCTCACGACGGACGGCGAGCCCATCCTCTCGAGAAGGTTGCCCCGGGCCGAGCTCGAGCGCCGGCTCGACCTCGTCTATCGCCCCTACCACCGCGTCCTCGAACAGCTCCTCGCCCGTAAGCGCGCCCGCTTCGGCTTTGCCATCCTCCTCTGCGCCCACTCGATGCCGAGCCAGGCCCGCCGCGGCCATGAAAGCGCCGGGGTCGCCCGGGCCGACATCGTCCCGGGCACCCGCGGCCGGACAACCGCCTCCGCCGCGGTAATCGATGTCGTGGATCGACACGCGCGCTCTTGCGGCTACACAGTGCGCCACGACGACCCCTACCGGGGTGGATTCTCGACGGGCCACTACGGGACTCCGGCGAGCGGCATCCACGCCATCCAGGTCGAGATCTCTCGACGGCTCTACATGGACGAATCGACGTTACGGACGGATCCCCAAGGCTTCCAGA